One region of Thiorhodovibrio frisius genomic DNA includes:
- a CDS encoding hybrid sensor histidine kinase/response regulator: protein MAIDRSKFIGRFVEEARDHLVRLDRGLAEMAQGTAGDGITASEIDALFRSAHTIKGSARMLRLLPICDTAHAIEDLLGAFRSRQVQADTGLSALLQRGVDAIASAVDQLDRQPDPDALAPADAELCAALSAAATPGDAPRPAAPAANQTSERAATQEAKAASAPASAPTPAPASAPTPAPAKPPAPAAPPTSGLSDSDTLRVRLDHLDGLVRLMGEIIAQHDRLRLRPDEARRIARGAEAEIAPACEAFAHSLREDVQDQEVLIRELHDRALALRMLPLSILFEPAARNLRQLARSLGKEVRCTITGDAISLDRQLIDELADPLLHLLRNAVDHGLEPPDERQAAGKPRSGSVRLEARRDGRWVEIVIRDDGRGINVAAARDKAIRKGLLSAEQAGTASDSEIVDLIFTPGFSTSALITDISGRGVGMDVVKSIVLDRLQGSIQVDNRPGLGATFRLRLPLSLAIMRVLLIEAGGETLGFLAQHVAEILRLSRDSLLEVAERRAVIVRNEFVPVMPLAELLNPAFKAVPATATAPEANPQVLLVILRVGQEKLALEVDALRDERDLVVKPVPEHLRHLHLVSGFVSSGALAVVSVLHAPAVLDLAARARGQSVSDGAQATATAGERVNRLLVVDDSLNTREIEKDVLQAHGYSVTLAEDGIDGLHKAMREQFDAVLTDVEMPRMDGFTLTERLRALDAYQATPIVIVTSREKEEDRQRGLRVGADAYIVKGDFDQSNLIGTLRALLG from the coding sequence ATGGCCATCGACCGGAGCAAATTTATCGGCCGCTTTGTCGAGGAAGCACGCGACCATCTGGTCCGACTCGACCGCGGCCTGGCGGAAATGGCCCAGGGCACCGCGGGCGATGGGATCACTGCCAGCGAGATCGATGCCCTGTTTCGTTCCGCGCACACCATCAAGGGCTCGGCGCGCATGCTGAGACTCTTGCCCATCTGCGACACCGCCCATGCCATCGAAGACCTGCTCGGCGCCTTCCGCAGCCGACAGGTGCAAGCGGACACCGGGCTGAGCGCACTGCTGCAGCGCGGCGTCGATGCCATTGCCAGTGCGGTCGATCAGCTCGACCGCCAGCCCGATCCGGACGCCTTGGCGCCGGCGGATGCCGAGCTGTGCGCTGCCCTGAGTGCCGCCGCGACCCCGGGGGATGCTCCCCGACCGGCCGCTCCGGCAGCCAACCAGACGTCCGAGCGGGCCGCAACCCAAGAGGCAAAAGCAGCTTCGGCTCCGGCGTCAGCTCCAACTCCAGCTCCGGCGTCAGCACCGACTCCGGCTCCAGCTAAGCCCCCAGCTCCAGCGGCCCCACCCACGTCAGGCCTGTCGGACAGCGACACCCTGCGCGTGCGCCTCGACCATCTCGACGGGTTGGTCCGCCTGATGGGCGAGATCATCGCCCAGCACGACCGATTGCGACTGCGCCCGGATGAAGCCCGGCGCATCGCCCGGGGTGCCGAGGCCGAGATCGCGCCGGCCTGCGAGGCCTTCGCCCACAGCCTGCGCGAGGATGTGCAGGACCAGGAGGTGCTGATCCGCGAGCTGCATGACCGCGCGCTGGCGCTGCGCATGCTGCCGTTGTCGATTCTGTTCGAGCCCGCAGCGCGCAATCTGCGCCAACTTGCCCGCTCGCTCGGCAAAGAGGTGCGCTGCACCATCACGGGCGACGCCATTTCCCTCGACCGCCAGTTGATTGATGAGCTGGCCGATCCCCTGCTGCACCTGCTGCGCAATGCCGTGGACCACGGGCTCGAACCGCCCGATGAACGCCAGGCTGCCGGCAAGCCCCGCAGCGGTTCTGTGCGACTCGAAGCACGCCGGGATGGGCGCTGGGTGGAGATCGTCATTCGCGACGACGGTCGCGGCATTAATGTCGCCGCGGCCCGCGACAAGGCCATTCGCAAGGGCTTGCTGAGTGCCGAGCAGGCGGGCACGGCCAGCGACAGCGAGATTGTTGATCTGATCTTCACCCCCGGCTTCTCCACCAGCGCGCTGATTACTGATATCTCCGGGCGCGGCGTGGGCATGGACGTGGTCAAGTCCATTGTGCTCGACCGCCTGCAGGGCAGTATTCAGGTCGACAACCGCCCCGGTCTGGGCGCGACCTTTCGCCTGCGCCTGCCCCTGTCACTGGCCATCATGCGGGTGCTCTTGATCGAGGCCGGGGGCGAGACCCTGGGGTTTCTTGCCCAGCATGTGGCGGAAATCCTGCGCCTTTCGCGCGACAGCCTGCTCGAGGTGGCCGAGCGGCGCGCGGTCATCGTGCGCAATGAGTTCGTCCCTGTCATGCCGCTTGCCGAGTTGCTCAATCCCGCGTTCAAGGCCGTGCCCGCAACTGCGACCGCACCGGAAGCGAACCCCCAAGTCTTGCTGGTCATCCTGCGCGTCGGCCAGGAGAAACTCGCGCTTGAGGTCGATGCGCTCCGCGACGAGCGCGATCTGGTGGTCAAGCCGGTACCTGAACATCTGCGTCACCTGCATCTGGTCTCAGGCTTTGTCAGCAGTGGCGCGCTGGCGGTGGTCAGCGTGCTGCACGCGCCCGCAGTACTCGATCTGGCCGCGCGCGCCCGTGGTCAGTCGGTCAGCGACGGTGCTCAGGCAACGGCGACAGCAGGCGAGCGTGTCAATCGCCTGCTGGTGGTGGATGATTCCCTGAACACCCGGGAAATCGAAAAGGACGTACTCCAAGCCCATGGTTACAGCGTCACCCTGGCCGAGGACGGCATTGACGGCCTGCACAAGGCCATGCGGGAGCAATTCGATGCCGTGTTGACCGATGTGGAAATGCCGCGCATGGATGGCTTTACCCTGACTGAGCGCCTGCGCGCGCTCGACGCCTACCAGGCGACGCCCATTGTGATCGTCACCTCGCGCGAGAAGGAAGAAGACCGTCAGCGCGGTCTGCGCGTCGGCGCCGATGCCTATATCGTGAAAGGGGACTTCGACCAGAGCAATCTGATCGGCACCCTGCGCGCGCTGCTTGGCTGA
- a CDS encoding type II toxin-antitoxin system Phd/YefM family antitoxin — protein MSTISLQEARATLPGLLHHLMPGEEVRIIENGRILGRLLPGEAPSVKQPRSLDSTKASDADMVPDSGATNRLRPPPGLGKGYITIVADDDEYLTDFADYMP, from the coding sequence ATGTCAACCATTTCGCTTCAGGAGGCTCGGGCGACGCTGCCGGGTCTCCTCCACCATTTGATGCCCGGCGAGGAGGTTAGGATCATCGAGAATGGTCGGATCCTTGGCCGCTTGTTGCCGGGTGAGGCGCCGTCTGTCAAGCAGCCTCGATCACTGGACTCAACGAAAGCATCCGACGCTGATATGGTGCCAGACTCCGGCGCCACAAACCGTCTGCGTCCGCCTCCTGGCCTTGGGAAGGGGTACATCACCATTGTCGCGGACGACGATGAATATCTCACCGATTTCGCGGACTATATGCCGTGA
- a CDS encoding type II toxin-antitoxin system Phd/YefM family antitoxin: MNVITYSHARNALKTVLDTVVRDVDVTIISRRDAEGDAVVMSLAHYNSLMETLHLLSTPANARALAHAIEQDRAGQAQPRTLLEADGD; the protein is encoded by the coding sequence ATGAACGTCATCACCTATTCCCATGCGCGCAATGCCTTGAAAACCGTGCTGGATACCGTGGTGCGCGATGTCGATGTCACCATTATCAGCCGCCGCGACGCTGAAGGCGATGCGGTGGTCATGTCACTGGCACACTACAACAGCCTGATGGAAACCCTGCATCTGCTCTCGACGCCCGCCAATGCCCGGGCGCTGGCGCACGCCATCGAACAGGATCGCGCCGGTCAAGCGCAACCGCGCACGCTGCTCGAGGCGGATGGTGACTGA
- a CDS encoding diguanylate cyclase, which yields MTDQDQSPSDQSSDGQSLEAIKARLRQSFVEGLPARIAQCRVDIAAINAHGTAEKDRLAALKRLHLSFHTLKGSGASLGLSTLAQLAEPAEKAVQGALKQAPVNERESLRKLERTLTPQLDAIERAILNQMARPPSAPEAADAKAASVAARADPHQRDHRMVYLCDDDPHQLQQLANQLACFGYPLKAFSRLDALKAAILEQTPAAVVIDIVFPEGENAGPEMLAELRPQLNTQIPAIFISSRDDFSARLRSVRAGSSAFCPKPVNIPEMVEFLDHLTNPAPPEQFNVLIVDDEPELARLHAATLESAGMICQVVTAPEDVLSVLERFRADLVLMDLHMPDCSGQELASMLRQIPGYVSLPIIFLSSETNQERQFQALQAGADGFLVKPIEPRRLVDEVRLRAERMRTLRSLMVRDSLTGLFNHNTILQFLELAVANARRNTSPLCFAMIDVDHFKLVNDTHGHPAGDHVLMALSRTLRLRLRDSDSIGRYGGEEFAVVLNDTGLKDATELLDALRTDFSRIQFQANGQKFSCTFSAGIATFPNCPDPRRLTETADHALYNAKHAGRNQVATLVCDGLER from the coding sequence ATGACGGATCAAGATCAGTCCCCCAGTGATCAGTCCTCCGATGGTCAGTCTCTAGAAGCCATCAAGGCCCGCCTGCGCCAGAGCTTTGTCGAGGGACTGCCAGCGCGCATCGCGCAATGTCGCGTCGATATTGCTGCCATCAATGCGCACGGCACTGCTGAAAAGGACCGTCTGGCGGCGCTGAAGCGTCTGCATCTCAGCTTTCACACGCTCAAGGGCTCGGGCGCATCCCTTGGCCTCAGCACGCTCGCGCAACTTGCGGAACCCGCCGAAAAGGCGGTGCAAGGGGCGTTGAAACAAGCACCAGTCAACGAGCGGGAATCCTTGCGCAAACTAGAGCGCACCCTCACACCCCAGCTCGACGCCATCGAGCGGGCGATTCTCAACCAGATGGCAAGGCCGCCGAGTGCGCCGGAGGCCGCGGACGCGAAAGCCGCATCCGTCGCCGCCCGCGCCGACCCACACCAGCGCGATCACCGCATGGTCTATCTGTGCGACGATGATCCGCATCAACTGCAGCAACTGGCCAATCAACTCGCCTGCTTTGGCTATCCGCTGAAAGCCTTCAGTCGGCTCGACGCGCTCAAGGCGGCCATTCTCGAGCAAACGCCCGCCGCCGTGGTGATCGACATCGTCTTCCCCGAGGGCGAAAACGCCGGCCCGGAAATGCTCGCCGAGCTGCGCCCGCAGCTCAATACCCAGATACCGGCTATTTTCATCTCCAGCCGCGATGATTTCAGCGCCCGACTGCGCAGCGTGCGGGCCGGCTCAAGCGCCTTCTGCCCCAAGCCGGTGAATATCCCTGAGATGGTCGAGTTTCTCGATCACCTGACCAACCCCGCGCCGCCCGAGCAGTTTAATGTGCTGATCGTCGATGACGAACCCGAGCTGGCCCGGCTGCATGCCGCGACGCTTGAGAGCGCGGGCATGATCTGCCAGGTCGTCACGGCGCCCGAGGATGTCCTCAGCGTGCTCGAACGCTTCCGCGCCGATCTGGTGCTGATGGATCTGCACATGCCGGACTGCTCCGGCCAGGAACTCGCCAGCATGCTGCGCCAGATTCCCGGCTACGTCAGCCTGCCGATCATTTTTTTGTCATCCGAAACCAATCAGGAACGCCAGTTCCAGGCCCTGCAAGCCGGCGCCGATGGCTTTCTGGTCAAACCCATCGAACCACGCCGCCTGGTCGACGAGGTGCGGCTGCGGGCCGAGCGCATGCGCACGCTACGCTCCCTGATGGTGCGCGACAGCCTGACCGGCCTGTTCAACCACAACACCATCCTGCAATTTCTTGAGCTTGCCGTCGCCAACGCCCGCCGCAACACCAGCCCGCTGTGCTTTGCCATGATCGACGTCGACCACTTCAAGCTGGTCAATGACACCCACGGCCACCCTGCTGGCGATCACGTTCTCATGGCTTTAAGTCGCACCCTGCGTCTACGCCTACGCGACTCCGACTCCATCGGCCGCTACGGCGGCGAAGAATTCGCCGTCGTACTCAACGACACCGGGCTAAAGGACGCGACTGAACTCCTCGACGCCCTGCGCACCGACTTCTCGCGCATCCAATTCCAGGCAAACGGCCAGAAGTTCAGCTGCACCTTCAGCGCCGGCATCGCCACCTTCCCCAATTGCCCCGACCCCCGCCGACTGACCGAAACCGCCGACCACGCTCTCTATAATGCAAAACACGCCGGGCGCAACCAGGTCGCCACATTAGTGTGCGATGGCCTCGAGCGGTGA
- a CDS encoding response regulator: MHILIVDDDPLAAELSAAILQAAGYQTLVAEQALDALEQLEANPDLDVVVSDMHMPLMNGIEFFAEVRERGYPCRFILLTGDAPEELQTQQPGLDACLLKDFSLEHSLPRLVAELTASRHEA, from the coding sequence ATGCACATTCTGATTGTCGATGATGACCCGCTGGCCGCTGAACTCTCCGCCGCCATCCTCCAGGCCGCGGGCTACCAGACCCTGGTCGCCGAGCAGGCGCTGGATGCACTCGAACAGCTCGAGGCCAATCCGGACCTGGATGTGGTCGTCAGCGACATGCACATGCCGCTGATGAACGGCATTGAATTCTTCGCCGAAGTGCGTGAGCGCGGCTATCCCTGTCGCTTTATTCTGCTCACCGGCGACGCGCCCGAGGAACTGCAAACACAGCAACCGGGGCTCGATGCCTGCCTGCTGAAAGACTTCAGCCTCGAACACAGCTTGCCGCGACTCGTTGCCGAACTGACCGCCAGCCGCCACGAAGCCTGA
- a CDS encoding Txe/YoeB family addiction module toxin produces the protein MRTIEFVPDAWDAYLYWQSQDRKTLKRINALIEDAAREPFAGLGKPEPLRGNLSGYWSRRIDESHRLVYRATDSTLVILACRFHYGN, from the coding sequence GTGCGGACTATCGAGTTCGTGCCCGATGCCTGGGACGCCTATCTGTACTGGCAAAGTCAGGATCGCAAGACACTCAAACGGATCAACGCACTGATTGAGGATGCTGCCCGCGAGCCATTCGCCGGTCTTGGCAAGCCAGAACCGTTGCGTGGCAACCTTTCGGGCTATTGGTCCCGCCGCATCGACGAGAGCCACCGGCTGGTCTATCGGGCGACCGACTCGACACTGGTGATCCTCGCCTGTCGGTTTCATTACGGGAACTGA
- a CDS encoding AbrB/MazE/SpoVT family DNA-binding domain-containing protein: protein MTATAKLFMNGRSQAVRLPAEFRMKGNEVFIERIGDALVLREKPKGWDDFFAKPSKTPEDFLADRGQEPPQDRDCFHDMDA from the coding sequence ATGACCGCTACTGCCAAGCTCTTTATGAATGGCCGCAGCCAGGCTGTTCGCCTGCCAGCTGAGTTCCGCATGAAGGGTAACGAAGTCTTCATCGAACGCATCGGCGATGCTTTGGTATTGCGCGAAAAGCCCAAAGGCTGGGATGACTTTTTCGCCAAGCCAAGCAAAACTCCCGAAGACTTCCTGGCGGATCGGGGTCAAGAGCCACCACAGGATCGGGATTGTTTCCATGATATGGATGCTTGA
- a CDS encoding transposase: protein MFRASPASSQIDLFSNVEQFLRALDQKKLNDPNAWQNVFLDQVTNRIPEERFAELFDDTTGRPNAPLRLLVGMLILKEGFGWSDEELFEAVHFNLLVRRALGLMNLTDEVPVESTYYLFKQRLYAHQVETGENLLKDVFQELTREQAKRLGVVGDRLRMDSTLLGSNLAACTRLQLIIACLQVFWNSLAPEQQARLSDADRALLQRLCAKRPSQHIYRLEETAKHAWLEELGELLLRLHQTYDAQSSPRYPLIERLLLEQYQVDDSNEATRVTLKPAQEISADSLQSPHDEDAAYRKKRDETARGYSVNLTETCQDDGLNLIIDVQVEPATAADNSYLQEAVANSEQVLETPAEAISADGAYYSEANETYANEQDKDIHYTGFPGKPGRYDVEHTEEGVVVIDRHSGERQLAEEYKPGRYRFRADGQWRYITDKTIDAAAARRRTEHLPRELFNRRCNVEASIFQLVYHTRNKKLKYRGRRAVQLWAVCRVAWLNMKRIVLYQAKEAEMLT from the coding sequence ATGTTCCGAGCCAGCCCTGCCAGCAGCCAGATTGATCTGTTCAGCAACGTCGAGCAGTTCTTGCGCGCTCTCGACCAGAAGAAGCTCAACGATCCCAACGCCTGGCAGAACGTCTTCCTCGACCAAGTCACCAACCGCATTCCCGAGGAGCGTTTCGCCGAGCTGTTCGATGACACCACCGGTCGCCCGAACGCCCCGCTGCGCCTGCTGGTCGGGATGCTCATCCTCAAAGAGGGCTTCGGCTGGAGTGACGAGGAATTATTCGAGGCGGTGCACTTCAATCTGCTGGTGCGTCGCGCCTTGGGACTGATGAACCTCACCGACGAAGTGCCGGTCGAATCGACCTACTACCTGTTCAAGCAGCGATTGTATGCCCACCAAGTCGAGACAGGCGAGAACCTGCTCAAAGACGTCTTTCAGGAGCTCACGCGCGAGCAAGCCAAGCGCCTCGGCGTGGTGGGTGATCGCCTGCGCATGGATAGCACCCTTCTGGGCAGCAACCTGGCCGCTTGCACCCGCTTACAGCTCATCATCGCCTGCCTGCAGGTCTTCTGGAACAGCCTCGCGCCCGAGCAGCAAGCGCGCCTAAGCGACGCCGACCGCGCCCTGTTGCAGCGCCTGTGCGCCAAACGCCCGAGTCAGCACATCTACCGCCTGGAAGAAACCGCCAAGCACGCCTGGCTCGAGGAGCTTGGCGAATTACTCCTGCGTCTGCATCAGACTTACGATGCCCAGAGCAGCCCCCGCTATCCGCTCATCGAGCGGCTACTGCTTGAGCAATACCAGGTCGATGATTCAAACGAGGCGACCCGCGTGACGCTCAAACCCGCCCAAGAGATCAGTGCCGACTCGCTCCAATCCCCGCATGACGAAGACGCCGCCTACCGCAAGAAGCGTGATGAGACCGCGCGCGGTTACAGCGTCAACCTCACCGAAACCTGCCAGGACGACGGGCTCAACCTCATCATCGACGTCCAAGTCGAGCCCGCCACCGCCGCTGACAACAGCTACCTCCAAGAGGCGGTCGCTAACAGCGAACAGGTGCTCGAGACCCCGGCAGAAGCGATCTCCGCCGACGGCGCCTACTACAGCGAAGCCAATGAGACCTACGCCAACGAGCAGGACAAAGACATCCATTACACCGGCTTCCCCGGCAAGCCCGGGCGCTACGACGTTGAGCACACCGAGGAGGGCGTCGTGGTCATCGACCGTCACAGCGGCGAGCGCCAACTCGCCGAGGAATACAAACCCGGTCGCTATCGGTTCCGTGCCGATGGGCAGTGGCGCTACATCACTGACAAAACCATTGATGCCGCAGCCGCTCGACGGCGCACGGAGCATCTTCCGCGCGAGCTCTTCAATCGCCGTTGCAACGTCGAGGCGAGCATCTTCCAACTCGTCTACCACACCCGAAACAAGAAGCTGAAGTATCGCGGTCGCCGCGCCGTTCAGCTCTGGGCGGTGTGCCGAGTGGCGTGGCTCAACATGAAGCGGATTGTCCTGTATCAGGCCAAAGAGGCCGAAATGCTCACCTGA
- a CDS encoding chemotaxis protein CheW yields the protein MSGPSLDDILAERHSSLASGASQAGEVVDVDEPVVKLVIFTLADQTFALPGQQIREILAAPWVYKVPGAPAALEGVISVRGEIESVLCLRNLLQLPATNPEKMAVLLTRGARLQTGLRVDEVIDLCDQPESALQPAPDTLPDNLRPYVRHLTRLGERGVSLLDLDSLLAAYSKNVAHKAA from the coding sequence ATGTCTGGTCCCAGCCTCGATGACATTCTGGCCGAGCGGCACAGCAGCCTTGCCTCCGGCGCCAGTCAGGCGGGCGAGGTTGTGGATGTGGATGAGCCCGTCGTCAAGCTGGTGATCTTCACCCTGGCCGACCAGACATTCGCCTTGCCTGGTCAACAGATTCGCGAAATTCTTGCCGCCCCCTGGGTCTACAAGGTGCCTGGCGCGCCTGCGGCGCTTGAGGGGGTGATCAGCGTGCGCGGTGAGATCGAATCCGTTCTCTGCCTGCGTAATCTGCTGCAACTGCCAGCAACCAACCCTGAGAAAATGGCAGTGCTCTTGACGCGCGGCGCCCGCCTGCAAACCGGCTTGCGCGTCGATGAAGTCATTGACCTGTGCGACCAGCCCGAGAGCGCCCTGCAGCCGGCGCCAGACACACTGCCAGATAATCTGCGTCCGTACGTGCGCCACCTGACCCGCCTTGGCGAGCGCGGTGTCAGCCTGCTTGATCTCGACAGCCTGCTGGCGGCCTACAGCAAGAATGTTGCCCACAAAGCCGCTTGA
- a CDS encoding type II toxin-antitoxin system VapC family toxin → MIWMLDTNTCSFVIRRRPASVKERFEQVGDQNLAISVIVLAEMRFGAELHPTRSEAILEDIEDFRRRLRVLPWSEAAARCYASLRVHLQRSGTPIGNMDLLIAAHAVAEDAVLVTNNTGEFKRVSELRLEDWLPQCSEGSARRGS, encoded by the coding sequence ATGATATGGATGCTTGACACCAACACTTGCAGCTTTGTGATCCGGCGTCGGCCAGCATCCGTCAAAGAGCGGTTTGAACAAGTTGGAGACCAAAATCTTGCCATCTCGGTCATCGTACTCGCCGAGATGCGCTTTGGCGCGGAGCTTCACCCCACTCGAAGTGAGGCGATTCTCGAAGACATTGAGGATTTCCGCCGGCGGTTACGGGTGCTCCCCTGGTCCGAAGCTGCAGCGCGCTGTTATGCAAGCCTTCGCGTGCATCTGCAACGCTCGGGAACTCCGATCGGCAATATGGACCTGTTGATCGCTGCCCATGCGGTGGCGGAAGACGCGGTGCTGGTAACCAACAATACCGGCGAGTTCAAGCGCGTATCTGAGCTGCGCCTTGAGGACTGGCTGCCGCAATGCTCTGAGGGTTCGGCGCGCAGAGGCAGCTAA